The following is a genomic window from bacterium.
CTCGGCAGCCTGCGCCTCGTGACCGACGCGACGGGCGCGGTCGTCGAGGCGCACGACTACTACCCGTTCGGCGGCGAGATGGGGCCGGTCGGCGCGTCGAGCCGGAGGAAGTTCACGGGGCACGAGCGGGACGAGGAGACCGGGCTGGACTACATGCTCGCGCGGTACTACCCCGCGTCGCTGGGGCGGTTCCTGAGCGTCGATCCGGGGTTCGACGTCCAACCGGAAGATCCTCAGAGCTGGAACCTGTACGGGTACGTGAGGAACAATCCGGTCAACGCGACGGATCCGGACGGCCGCCTCGCTGCACCGTGGCATTTCTTCATCTCGTTCTTTGCTGCGCGCAAGGAAGGCTTTTCAATACGTCAGTCGCTTCGCCTTGCATGGCAAAGCGTCAAAACGGACTTCAAACCAGGCTCGCAATCGACGCGCGCCTCGGATACGAATGTGCACGCGATGAAGGGGGAAAGGCCGGACGGGACTGTGCAAACGAACGCGGAGGCTCGGGAATGCACTGAACGATCGAAGCAGGAGAATATCAAGAAGAACACTGTCGAGTCTGTAGGCGACGCTCTTCACACGGCGGAAGACAGCGCCAC
Proteins encoded in this region:
- a CDS encoding RHS repeat-associated core domain-containing protein, yielding LGSLRLVTDATGAVVEAHDYYPFGGEMGPVGASSRRKFTGHERDEETGLDYMLARYYPASLGRFLSVDPGFDVQPEDPQSWNLYGYVRNNPVNATDPDGRLAAPWHFFISFFAARKEGFSIRQSLRLAWQSVKTDFKPGSQSTRASDTNVHAMKGERPDGTVQTNAEARECTERSKQENIKKNTVESVGDALHTAEDSATPRHRDHVWNGVGKGFLTHFAHDVLPGTSTIKEAYAASREVMRAVREQNGQPRLPEGGDQ